A DNA window from Vicinamibacteria bacterium contains the following coding sequences:
- a CDS encoding DUF126 domain-containing protein, with the protein MPEKSYHRSIAARALVPGSARGKALVSSEPLSLWGGLDPNTGEIVDRRHPLSGENAAGRVLVLPSTRGSSTTTAILLEAVRTGKAPAAIVSRGDDAFFALASIVADEMYGKPIPIFSVSAEDFASLRTGQLITLEESGTIRLEDAGEA; encoded by the coding sequence ATGCCGGAGAAATCGTACCACCGTTCCATTGCCGCCCGAGCCCTGGTTCCCGGCAGCGCTCGAGGAAAGGCACTCGTGAGCTCCGAGCCTCTGAGCCTCTGGGGGGGCCTCGATCCGAATACCGGTGAGATCGTCGACCGCCGCCATCCGCTGTCCGGCGAGAACGCGGCGGGAAGAGTTCTGGTCCTTCCATCTACTCGGGGCTCGAGCACGACGACGGCGATACTCCTCGAGGCGGTGCGAACCGGAAAAGCCCCGGCGGCCATCGTGAGCCGGGGTGACGACGCTTTCTTCGCCCTCGCTTCCATCGTCGCCGACGAGATGTACGGGAAGCCCATTCCCATCTTCTCGGTATCGGCCGAAGATTTTGCCTCGCTCCGGACGGGGCAGCTCATTACGCTCGAGGAATCCGGCACGATACGATTGGAAGATGCAGGGGAAGCATGA